In a single window of the Romeriopsis navalis LEGE 11480 genome:
- a CDS encoding response regulator, with translation MLTAVDKSLFVIEDSDEDFEILKIFIEDMDITNPIYRCETGDRALDMFYQEGDYKDVEPLPHPSVILLDLNLPGTDGREVLGLLKGDQRFRDIPIVVFSTSSDPADINLCYEKGANGYLVKPVATDELEKIVQSFAEFWLNINTPPQLT, from the coding sequence ATGCTGACGGCAGTTGACAAATCCCTTTTTGTCATTGAAGACAGTGACGAAGATTTCGAGATCTTAAAAATTTTCATCGAAGATATGGACATTACCAATCCCATCTATCGCTGCGAAACCGGCGATCGAGCATTGGATATGTTTTACCAAGAGGGTGATTACAAAGACGTTGAACCCCTGCCACATCCATCGGTTATCCTGCTTGACCTGAATTTACCCGGCACCGATGGCCGTGAAGTGTTAGGTCTACTGAAAGGCGATCAACGTTTCCGCGACATTCCGATCGTTGTGTTTTCCACATCATCGGACCCGGCCGACATTAATCTTTGCTATGAAAAAGGCGCTAACGGCTATCTTGTGAAGCCAGTCGCCACCGATGAGCTCGAGAAAATCGTGCAATCCTTCGCAGAGTTTTGGCTCAATATCAATACACCACCTCAACTAACATAA